Part of the Methylovirgula sp. 4M-Z18 genome is shown below.
CATTCCAATGGCTTCTCGCTGGTGCGTAAGATCGTCGCGCTCTCCGGCCTCGGCTGGCGTGACCCAGCCCCCTTCGCGCCCGGCAAGACCCTGGCCGAGGCGCTGCTGGAGCCGACGCGGATCTATGTAAAGTCTCTGCTACAGGCCCTCAAAGCGACCGATGGCATCGTCGCGCTCGCCCATATCACCGGCGGCGGCTTCCCCGACAATATCCCGCGCGTGTTGCCCGAGGGACGCGGCGTCGCGCTCGATCTCAACGCCATAACCGTTCCGCCCGTCTTCTGCTGGCTGGCACAAACCGGCGGCGTCGCCATGCATGAAATGCTGCGCACGTTCAATTGCGGCATCGGCATGATCGTCGTCGCCGAAGCGGGCAAGGCCAATGAGGTGGAGGCTGCCCTGCGGCAGGCCGGCGAAGCGCCGGCGCGGCTCGGCCGCGTCACCGTGACTGACGGCGCGCAAGTGACTTACGAGGGTGCGCTTGCGCTTTAAAACGACCTAAGGCAACTCCGATCATTCCAACCATTCGCGGCATTCGATGACCCAACGCCTGCGCACCGCCGTCTTCATCTCGGGCCGCGGCTCGAATATGCAATCGCTGATTCTGGCGGCGCGCGCGCCGGACTTTCCGGCCGAGATCGCGCTCGTTCTGTCGAACCGGCCGGATGCGGCGGGCTTGCGCTTCGCGGCCGACCATGGCATCGCGACCGCCGCCGTCGATCACAAGATCTACGCTGGGCGCGAAGCTTTCGAGGCTTCCGTGCAAGCGCTGCTCGACGTGCATCGGATCGAGCTCATCTGCCTCGCCGGTTTCATGCGCCTGCTCACCGCCGGTTTCGTCGCGCGCTGGCAGAACCGCATGATCAACATCCACCCTGCCCTGCTGCCGGCTTACAGAGGTCTGCACACGCATGAGCGCGCGCTGCAGGACGGCGTGAAGATTCACGGCTGCACCGTGCATTTCGTCGTGCCAGCGATGGACGAAGGCCCGATCATCGCCCAGGCCGCGGTGCCGGTGCTCGACGAGGATACGCCGGACAGTCTCGGCAAGCGCGTCCTTGAGCAAGAGCACAAGATCTATCCGCTGGCGCTGCAGCTTGTCGCGCAAGGGCGGCTCACAATTGACGGCAACCGGGTGAAGTCAGGGAGCGGGGCGAGTGTGGCACCGCTGATCGTGTCGTAAAAGCCCTATTGTCCGCGATCATCGCGCAAATGTTCTCTGACAGCCATGGCTCAAGCCCGGGATGACATCGGGGCCTTCATGCAGTGCGATACTTACGCCTGCGGCCCAAGCCCTTCATGCGCGGAGCCAGTTTTTCACGCCGCGTAGCGGCGCGGTCACGCGCCAGGATGTCGATTGCAACACCGACTGCATCTCGCGATTCAACTGCTGCCACTCGTTGTCGAATTCCTGCGCCAACATGCCGTCGGGCGCGGCATAGTTCGCGAGCGCGCCGGCGTAGAACATGTAGCGCTCATATTCGTCGAGCAGTTCGCCAAGCGCCTTCTGCACGAAAGCGCGCCCCGCCGCAGACGGTGCGTGCGCAAGGATGTCGTCGACCATTGCGCTCAGACGCGTCGAAACCGATTCCACTGAACCGAGCGGCGTGAACGAGAAGGCGATGGATTTCTTCACATCGGCAAAATCGATGTTCACGCCGGATTTGTCGACGATCTGCCCCTCGACCGCACGGCGATAGGAGCGGTCGCACTCCAGCGCATTCACATCGATCACCATGTCGGCGGCTTCGGCCACCTGGGCATAGAGGTAGAGATGCAGGAGAACGAAACAATAGAAATAATTGGCGTCGGTGAGCGACGGCCTGCCAAGCGGAAATATCTGGCGCAGCAGCTTGAAAAAGCGGTCCTCCGGACTGCTCTCGATCGTGCGCTTGATCGTCTCCATGAAGTATGGATTGTGATGGGCCAATTGCTCGCTGTATGAGCACCATTGCTGGAAGAGGTTGCGGTACAGCA
Proteins encoded:
- the purN gene encoding phosphoribosylglycinamide formyltransferase, whose product is MTQRLRTAVFISGRGSNMQSLILAARAPDFPAEIALVLSNRPDAAGLRFAADHGIATAAVDHKIYAGREAFEASVQALLDVHRIELICLAGFMRLLTAGFVARWQNRMINIHPALLPAYRGLHTHERALQDGVKIHGCTVHFVVPAMDEGPIIAQAAVPVLDEDTPDSLGKRVLEQEHKIYPLALQLVAQGRLTIDGNRVKSGSGASVAPLIVS